Proteins from a single region of Paenibacillus sp. BIHB 4019:
- a CDS encoding 2OG-Fe(II) oxygenase — protein sequence MSNEMASFIRQLDWEALQQSLDEYGYAKLPRLLSPAACMSFISSYEDEALYRKTIDMARYRFGMGEYKYFADPLPNQLRQLREELYPELAKAANRWSEQLNKTAAYPASLEEFLEQCHQAGQLRPTPLILKYETNGYNCLHQDLYGDRFFPFQVVFALGQRNKDYTGGEFLLVEQRPRAQSRGHVLTLEQGEGLIFPTQHRPVSGMRGYYRITLRHGVGTITSGTRYSLGIIFHDAK from the coding sequence ATGTCTAATGAGATGGCATCATTCATCCGCCAATTAGACTGGGAAGCACTGCAGCAATCGCTTGATGAGTATGGTTATGCCAAGCTCCCACGTTTGCTAAGCCCCGCAGCCTGCATGAGCTTCATCAGCAGCTATGAGGATGAAGCACTGTACCGTAAAACAATCGACATGGCACGATACCGATTCGGGATGGGTGAATACAAATATTTTGCTGACCCACTCCCCAATCAGCTTCGGCAGCTGCGTGAAGAGCTGTATCCTGAACTAGCTAAAGCTGCTAATCGTTGGTCAGAGCAATTAAACAAAACTGCTGCATATCCTGCTTCGCTCGAAGAATTTCTTGAGCAATGCCATCAAGCAGGACAACTCCGTCCTACACCATTGATTTTGAAATACGAGACAAACGGATATAACTGCTTGCATCAAGATTTATATGGAGATAGGTTTTTCCCTTTCCAGGTTGTATTTGCTTTGGGGCAGCGGAATAAAGATTATACTGGTGGTGAATTTCTACTTGTAGAGCAGCGTCCACGCGCACAAAGCAGGGGACATGTCCTGACATTAGAGCAAGGTGAGGGACTGATTTTCCCAACTCAGCATCGTCCTGTTTCAGGAATGCGTGGCTATTATCGTATTACGCTTCGCCACGGTGTCGGCACGATTACTTCGGGAACCAGATATAGTCTGGGAATCATATTCCATGACGCTAAATAA